In Rhododendron vialii isolate Sample 1 chromosome 9a, ASM3025357v1, the following are encoded in one genomic region:
- the LOC131301614 gene encoding uncharacterized protein LOC131301614, with amino-acid sequence MEEGESSEKESQNQRKYGNPPLDKSPHEQGMILKMQNQIEGLMKHVKAQTPATVEELVQNTDSPFTPEVMRRPLPRKFKMPQLEIFNGSTDPLDHLETYKSLMHLQAVPDEVMCRAFPVTLKGSARAWFNKLPPGSIRSFKELSTSFVSYFIAGQRYGKPATHLLTVKQGRWESLREYTTRFNKEVVQIDEADDNVSITAYIAGLYSEQFLYLVSQEPPKTMAELMLRAQKHMNAEKTVYARRARDANYLTRRVLIDSGSSADILYLHAYNQLKVGRERLRLMVSPLVGFAGTPIYPAGQIALPITMGEEKSQITHMIDFIVVNYPSAYNAILGMTTLNKIGAIISTYHLMIKFPTSEGVVCIRGEQKAARECYVTSLRGANIAMNIECLDTRDEEKLQHGEPVEELIEELLEPRQSGKTVRIGTGLSTTAKSELLQFLRKNKDVFAWSHEDIPEIDPRVVSHKLNVDPIVRPVKQKKRAIAPERNEAAAKEVDKLIQAESIREVLYPDWLANVVMVKKSNGKWRMCVDFTDLNKACPKDSFPLPRIDSLVDSTAGHELFSFIDAFSGYNQIQMHEGDQEKTSFITDRGLYCYKVLPFGLKNAGATYQGLVNRMFKQQIGRNVEVYVDDMLVKSAKAHNHVDDLEETFQVLRKYRMKLNSTKCAFGISSGKFLGFMVSQRGIEANPEKIQAILAMRSPRNIKEVQKLTGRVAALSRLISRATDKYQTFFKVLKKAFEWTTTEEIAFTQLKEYLASPPLLGRTQDGENLFMYLAVSPQAVSTVLVREEQGTQLPVYYTSRALRGAELRYPRAEKIAFAMVITARRLRPYFQAHPIKVLTDQPLRRILHSPETSGRLIQWSIELGEFDIEYKPRIAIMAQVLADFLAEYTYPEPEELPREEPKPWVLQVDGSTTKDASGAGLILTSPKGQRLSYALRFEFKTTNNEAEYEALVVGLELASAIRASHALAKSDSQLVVGQVLGEYTVKEEIMQKYVDKVKAQVAKLQSFNIVRIPREENNEADYLAKLATAKEDAIPWNTPIRYLELPSIVSPDIQVQAINCSDSWTGPIVDYITKGTLPGDKVKAR; translated from the exons ATGGAGGAAGGCGAATCCAGTGAAAAGGAAAGCCAAAACCAAAGAAAGTATGGTAATCCACCCCTAGATAAATCGCCTCACGAGCAAGGGATGATACTCAAGATGCAAAACCAGATCGAAGGATTAATGAAGCATGTCAAAGCACAAACCCCTGCCACGGTAGAGGAGTTGGTGCAAAACACGGATTCACCTTTCACTCCTGAAGTTATGAGACGCCCTCTCCCAAGGAAGTTTAAGATGCCCCAATTGGAAATATTCAATGGTTCTACAGACCCGTTGGATCATCTTGAGACATATAAGTCCTTGATGCACTTACAAGCAGTGCCAGATGAGGTAATGTGTCGGGCATTCCCAGTTACCCTTAAGGGAAGTGCCCGAGCATGGTTCAACAAACTCCCACCAGGAAGTATACGTAGCTTCAAAGAGCTTAGCACAAGCTTTGTAAGTTACTTCATTGCTGGTCAACGCTACGGCAAACCAGCAACGCATCTCCTGACAGTAAAACAAGGGAGATGGGAATCATTAAGAGAATACACTACAAGGTTTAATAAAGAGGTGGTCCAAATAGATGAAGCTGATGACAACGTGAGCATAACTGCGTATATTGCTGGGTTGTATTCAGAGCAGTTCCTATATCTTGTGTCTCAAGAGCCACCAAAAACCATGGCAGAGCTCATGCTCAGAGCTCAAAAGCACATGAACGCAGAAAAGACTGTCTATGCAAGACGAGCACGTGATG CAAACTACCTCACACGAAGAGTATTGATCGACAGCGGAAGTTCAGCCGATATACTCTACCTTCATGCATATAACCAGTTAAAGGTCGGACGAGAAAGGCTAAGGCTTATGGTGTCACCACTAGTTGGATTTGCAGGTACACCTATTTACCCAGCTGGTCAGATAGCACTACCAATTACTATGGGAGAAGAGAAAAGTCAGATTACGCATATGATTGATTTCATAGTAGTCAACTATCCCTCAGCATATAATGCAATCCTAGGAATGACGACTTTGAACAAGATCGGGGCAATAATCTCCACTTACCATTTGATGATAAAATTCCCAACATCAGAAGGAGTTGTCTGTATCAGAGGAGAACAGAAAGCAGCACGAGAATGCTACGTTACTTCACTCAGAGGAGCTAACATTGCCATGAATATAGAGTGTCTCGACACTCGAGATGAAGAGAAACTCCAACATGGAGAACCCGTGGAAGAGCTTATAGAAGAACTCCTGGAGCCACGGCAATCAGGAAAGACAGTAAGGATTGGAACAGGATTGAGTACGACTGCAAAATCAGAGCTGTTACAATTcctaagaaaaaataaagacgTTTTTGCATGGTCCCATGAAGACATCCCCGAAATTGACCCAAGGGTCGTATCTCACAAGCTGAATGTCGACCCCATTGTACGTCCAGTTAAGCAGAAGAAAAGAGCCATTGCTCCAGAACGAAATGAGGCGGCAGCTAAGGAGGTAGATAAGCTCATTCAAGCGGAGTCCATCCGTGAAGTTCTTTACCCCGATTGGTTGGCCAACGTGGTCATGGTGAAGAAATCTAATGGCAAATGGAGAATGTGTGTAGATTTCACCGACCTCAATAAAGCgtgtccaaaggatagctttccccTCCCCAGAATTGACTCTTTGGTAGATTCCACTGCCGGACATGAGCTTTTTAGCTTTATAGATGCATTTTCAGGatataatcaaatccaaatgcaCGAAGGAGATCAAGAAAAAACCTCATTTATCACCGATAGGGGATTATATTGTTACAAAGTATTGCCCTTCGGTCTTAAGAATGCAGGGGCGACATACCAGGGGTTGGTCAACAGAATGTTTAAACAACAAATCGGACGCAATGTAGAAGtatatgtagatgacatgctGGTTAAAAGTGCTAAGGCACATAACCATGTTGATGATCTAGAAGAAACCTTCCAGGTTCTCAGAAAATACCGAATGAAGCTCAACTCAACAAAATGTGCTTTTGGAATCTCCTCAGGAAAATTCTTAGGTTTCATGGTGTCTCAAAGAGGGATCGAGGCAAATCCAGAAAAGATTCAGGCTATACTCGCCATGCGTTCACCGCGGAATATAAAGGAGGTCCAAAAGCTCACAGGACGAGTTGCAGCTTTGAGCAGGCTTATTTCACGAGCAACTGACAAATATCAAACATTCTTCAAGGTTTTGAAAAAGGCCTTTGAATGGACAACCACAGAGGAAATAGCTTTCACCCAGCTAAAGGAGTATTTGGCATCACCACCACTGCTGGGTAGGACTCAGGATGGAGAGAATCTATTCATGTACTTAGCTGTCTCCCCTCAAGCCGTCAGCACGGTTTTGGTTCGGGAAGAGCAGGGAACCCAACTCCCAGTATACTATACCAGCAGGGCATTACGAGGAGCTGAGTTAAGATACCCCAGAGCTGAAAAAATAGCCTTTGCAATGGTAATAACAGCCAGAAGGCTACGGCCATACTTCCAAGCTCATCCAATCAAAGTGTTAACAGACCAACCACTTCGAAGAATTCTCCACTCACCGGAGACGTCAGGCCGACTAATTCAATGGTCAATAGAGCTTGGCGAATTTGATATAGAATATAAACCTCGAATTGCCATCATGGCACAGGTATTGGCAGATTTCCTTGCAGAATACACATATCCAGAGCCGGAGGAGCTCCCTAGAGAAGAACCCAAACCTTGGGTCCTTCAGGTCGATGGATCAACGACTAAAGATGCAAGCGGAGCAGGCTTAATTCTAACATCCCCGAAAGGACAACGGCTTAGCTACGCGCTTAGGTTTGAGTTCAAAACGACCAACAATGAAGCCGAATACGAAGCCCTAGTGGTTGGATTGGAGCTGGCTAGTGCCATTAGAGCTAGCCATGCGTTGGCCAAAAGTGATTCACAACTGGTTGTGGGACAAGTCCTCGGGGAATACACCGTCAAGGAAGAGATCATGCAAAAGTATGTGGATAAAGTAAAAGCCCAAGTTGCGAAATTGCAAAGCTTCAATATTGTTAGAATCCCAAGGGAGGAAAACAATGAAGCAGATTATTTGGCAAAGCTGGCCACGGCTAAGGAGGACGCTATTCCATGGAATACACCTATAAGATACTTAGAGTTGCCAAGTATAGTCTCCCCAGATATACAAGTTCAAGCCATCAATTGCAGTGACTCATGGACTGGTCCCATAGTTGACTATATAACTAAGGGGACACTACCAGGGGATAAGGTCAAAGCCAGATAG